From a single Actinomyces viscosus genomic region:
- a CDS encoding MFS transporter, translating into MSTPSNSAAQYTPEKIQELVDQTPASGPKRSLGLIALVATLGSLLFGYDTGVISGALPYMYLPHGANGLQITSWEEGWIGGLLCLGAALGASVGGKLSDKYGRRHNIMLLALVFFVGALGCTLSPNIWVLYFFRIVLGFAVGGASAIVPVFLGETAPKRIRGTLVAVDQMMIVFGQFLAFSMNAVLARMHGGPEVTVANDVVNSSGEVVAKAGETVAWETVQHLNNVMVESGNGMTWRYMLVLATLPAVALWFGIRLMPESSRWYVANLRIAEAIGSLKRVRDESKDGSIAEEVDEMLEIQRKEANQEKWGLAQIMGVKWTRHLLFIGIILGLADQLTGINTAMYYTPKVLSAAGLPMSDAISLNVVSGFVSFVGSAVGLWLVTKFARRHVGIYQEASIVVSLGLLAAVFYFLIQPYQDADGNIKGAPTFAPYLVLLIVSLFVFAKQSGTVTWVLIAEIYPAKVRGTAMGLAVGTLWIANAIVAAVFPVMMEKLGGSLTYLIFCLFNVFSLIFYMRFVPETKYHSLEELEARFEKEYS; encoded by the coding sequence GCGTCATCTCAGGCGCCCTGCCCTACATGTACCTCCCGCACGGCGCCAACGGCCTGCAGATCACCTCCTGGGAGGAGGGATGGATCGGCGGCCTGCTCTGCCTGGGCGCCGCCCTGGGCGCCTCGGTGGGCGGCAAGCTCTCCGACAAGTACGGGCGCCGGCACAACATCATGCTCCTGGCCCTGGTCTTCTTCGTCGGGGCCCTGGGGTGCACCCTCTCCCCGAACATCTGGGTCCTCTACTTCTTCCGGATCGTGCTGGGCTTCGCCGTCGGTGGCGCCTCGGCGATCGTTCCCGTCTTCCTCGGTGAGACGGCCCCCAAGCGCATCCGCGGCACCCTCGTGGCCGTCGACCAGATGATGATCGTCTTCGGCCAGTTCCTCGCCTTCTCCATGAACGCAGTCCTCGCTCGCATGCACGGAGGCCCGGAGGTCACCGTTGCCAACGACGTCGTCAACAGCTCCGGAGAGGTCGTCGCCAAGGCCGGTGAGACAGTCGCCTGGGAGACCGTGCAGCACCTGAACAACGTCATGGTCGAGTCCGGCAACGGGATGACCTGGCGCTACATGCTCGTGCTGGCCACCCTGCCCGCTGTGGCCCTGTGGTTCGGCATCCGCCTCATGCCGGAGTCCTCGCGCTGGTACGTCGCCAACCTGCGTATCGCCGAGGCCATCGGCTCCCTCAAGCGGGTGCGCGACGAGTCCAAGGACGGCTCCATCGCCGAAGAGGTCGACGAGATGCTGGAGATCCAGCGTAAGGAGGCCAACCAGGAGAAGTGGGGCCTGGCGCAGATCATGGGCGTCAAGTGGACCCGGCACCTGCTGTTCATCGGCATCATCCTGGGCCTGGCCGACCAGCTCACCGGTATCAACACGGCCATGTACTACACGCCCAAGGTGCTCTCGGCCGCCGGCCTGCCCATGAGTGACGCGATCTCCCTCAACGTCGTCTCCGGCTTCGTCTCCTTCGTCGGCTCGGCCGTCGGCCTGTGGCTGGTCACCAAGTTCGCGCGCCGGCACGTGGGCATCTACCAGGAGGCCAGCATCGTGGTCTCCCTGGGGCTCCTGGCCGCGGTGTTCTACTTCCTCATCCAGCCCTACCAGGACGCCGACGGCAACATCAAGGGCGCCCCCACCTTCGCCCCCTACCTGGTGCTGCTCATCGTCTCGCTGTTCGTGTTCGCCAAGCAGTCCGGGACGGTCACCTGGGTCCTCATCGCGGAGATCTATCCCGCCAAGGTCCGTGGCACGGCCATGGGGCTGGCCGTGGGCACCCTGTGGATCGCCAACGCCATCGTCGCCGCGGTCTTCCCCGTCATGATGGAGAAGCTCGGCGGATCGCTGACCTACCTCATCTTCTGCCTGTTCAACGTCTTCTCGCTGATCTTCTACATGAGGTTCGTGCCCGAGACGAAGTACCACTCCCTGGAGGAGCTCGAGGCCCGTTTCGAGAAGGAGTACAGCTGA
- a CDS encoding MFS transporter, producing the protein MNPHPPRSAPPAPVRLRLYAWAAGLFLGALEGALAVAVAGARDDALPLVCVVGVAMVLGTVAARPLARHAGRRPTGLATALLAAIGAGLAAGLDGLSSLVGAGLAGLAAGGVLVVAPLVCHELSLRGHKRLMPQAMALGPAGAGVVVLLAWWSPARVTTAWAVVAVAALIYLVCALRLPESPVWLVRQDRDVEAFEALRRLHGTLEASVAIDWTRLDAEMMAEQQALTPAELRVPEVRAAVLTGAVLILAQEAPLGAAALVLAPLIVAELGLGSLALAVSAVTWVGLALLALALVTRVEQLRFLRVVLGAVVAVLGATFLVAGLTLGGGAGAWTIVVSLTVLVASQSVLVLPACQGAIDPRIPPWLVEAQRRASATGGALARAGVLIAALLVVVRLGAPVLYWAAFALSLVSVVVVLLRLPRELKV; encoded by the coding sequence ATGAACCCGCATCCGCCGCGCAGTGCGCCGCCCGCCCCGGTTCGCCTCCGCCTGTACGCATGGGCGGCAGGTCTGTTCCTGGGAGCCCTCGAGGGGGCGCTGGCCGTCGCCGTCGCGGGCGCCCGCGACGACGCCCTGCCGTTGGTGTGCGTCGTCGGCGTCGCCATGGTGCTGGGAACCGTCGCCGCCAGACCCCTCGCCCGGCACGCCGGCCGCAGGCCGACCGGGCTGGCCACGGCCCTGCTGGCCGCGATTGGGGCAGGGCTCGCTGCCGGACTCGACGGCCTCTCCTCCCTCGTCGGAGCCGGGCTTGCGGGACTGGCCGCGGGCGGGGTGCTCGTCGTCGCGCCGCTGGTCTGCCACGAGCTGTCCCTGCGCGGGCACAAGCGCCTCATGCCGCAGGCCATGGCGCTCGGACCCGCCGGGGCCGGCGTGGTGGTACTGCTGGCGTGGTGGAGCCCGGCGCGAGTGACCACCGCCTGGGCGGTAGTCGCCGTCGCCGCGCTCATCTACCTGGTCTGCGCCCTGCGTCTGCCCGAGAGCCCGGTCTGGCTCGTGAGGCAGGACCGCGACGTTGAGGCCTTCGAGGCGCTGCGCCGCCTGCACGGGACCCTGGAGGCCTCCGTGGCCATCGACTGGACCCGTCTGGACGCCGAGATGATGGCCGAGCAGCAGGCCCTGACCCCCGCCGAGCTGCGGGTGCCCGAGGTGCGCGCCGCCGTCCTGACCGGCGCCGTCCTCATCCTGGCCCAGGAGGCGCCGCTGGGGGCCGCGGCCCTGGTCCTGGCCCCGCTGATCGTGGCCGAGCTCGGACTCGGCTCGCTCGCTCTCGCCGTCAGTGCCGTGACCTGGGTAGGGCTGGCGCTCCTCGCCCTGGCGCTGGTCACCCGGGTCGAGCAGCTGCGCTTCCTGCGCGTCGTGCTGGGCGCCGTCGTCGCCGTTCTGGGGGCGACCTTCCTCGTCGCCGGACTGACCCTCGGGGGAGGCGCGGGTGCCTGGACGATCGTCGTCTCACTGACGGTCCTCGTGGCCAGCCAGTCGGTGCTGGTCCTGCCCGCCTGCCAGGGTGCGATCGACCCGCGGATCCCGCCGTGGCTGGTTGAGGCTCAGCGACGAGCCTCGGCGACCGGAGGAGCCCTGGCGCGCGCCGGTGTCCTCATCGCGGCGCTGCTCGTCGTGGTCCGCCTTGGGGCGCCCGTCCTGTACTGGGCGGCCTTCGCGCTGTCACTGGTGAGCGTCGTCGTCGTGCTCCTGCGGCTGCCGCGCGAGCTGAAGGTCTGA
- a CDS encoding zinc-binding dehydrogenase — MTSNEAVQTSETTESITGSIPETMRAAVLRDHEVGLEIETLRTPRPKSGEVLIKVAACGLCHSDLHVIGGAIAFPLPAVLGHEVSGTIVELGPGNEHTGLEVGQKVAGGFLMPCGQCDACASGRDELCGPFFDLNRLKGVLYDGTTRLATLDGEPVAMYSMGGLAEYAVVPSTAVAPVPETIDMVPAAILGCAVMTGYGAVRRGADLRYGETVAVVATGGVGTNIVQIARAFGASQVIAIDVDDDKLAPMLDYGATAVVNSVTQDAREEVFRLTGGKGVDVSFEALGIPATWTTALDVLADGGRMVPIGLGAGVQTAGVEINRTVRRSQSILGSYGARTRQDLPAVVDLADKGVINYRDVVSRRLPLEEAGAGYAALRNREIQGRAVVDMSL, encoded by the coding sequence ATGACGAGCAACGAGGCAGTCCAGACCTCAGAGACAACCGAGTCCATCACAGGGTCCATCCCTGAGACCATGAGAGCCGCGGTCCTGCGGGACCACGAGGTCGGCCTTGAGATCGAGACCCTGCGCACTCCCCGCCCCAAGAGTGGCGAGGTCCTCATCAAGGTGGCCGCCTGCGGGCTGTGCCACTCCGACCTCCACGTCATCGGGGGCGCCATCGCCTTCCCGCTGCCGGCGGTGCTCGGACACGAGGTCTCCGGCACCATCGTGGAGCTCGGCCCCGGCAACGAGCACACCGGGCTGGAGGTCGGGCAGAAGGTCGCCGGCGGCTTCCTCATGCCCTGCGGCCAGTGCGACGCCTGCGCCTCGGGCCGCGACGAGCTGTGCGGACCCTTCTTCGACCTCAACCGCCTCAAGGGCGTCCTCTACGACGGCACCACCCGCCTGGCCACCCTCGATGGCGAGCCGGTGGCCATGTACTCCATGGGCGGGCTGGCCGAGTACGCCGTCGTGCCCTCCACCGCCGTGGCCCCCGTGCCCGAGACCATCGACATGGTGCCGGCCGCCATCCTGGGCTGCGCCGTCATGACCGGCTACGGGGCCGTACGCCGCGGCGCCGACCTGCGCTACGGGGAGACCGTCGCCGTGGTCGCCACCGGCGGCGTGGGCACCAACATCGTCCAGATCGCCCGCGCCTTCGGCGCCAGCCAGGTCATCGCCATCGACGTCGACGACGACAAGCTCGCCCCCATGCTCGACTACGGGGCCACCGCCGTGGTCAACTCCGTCACCCAGGACGCCCGCGAGGAGGTCTTCCGGCTCACCGGCGGCAAGGGCGTCGACGTCTCCTTCGAGGCGCTGGGCATCCCCGCCACCTGGACCACGGCCCTGGACGTCCTGGCCGACGGCGGCCGCATGGTCCCGATCGGCCTGGGCGCCGGCGTGCAGACCGCCGGGGTGGAGATCAACCGCACCGTGCGCCGCTCGCAGTCGATCCTCGGTTCCTACGGGGCGCGCACCCGCCAGGACCTGCCTGCCGTCGTTGACCTGGCCGACAAGGGCGTCATCAACTACCGCGACGTCGTCTCGCGCCGCCTGCCGCTCGAGGAGGCCGGCGCCGGCTACGCCGCCCTGCGCAACCGCGAGATCCAGGGGCGCGCCGTCGTCGACATGTCGCTGTAG